Proteins encoded within one genomic window of Misgurnus anguillicaudatus chromosome 18, ASM2758022v2, whole genome shotgun sequence:
- the LOC141350515 gene encoding uncharacterized protein isoform X1 produces the protein MSTSKEKLKTGSGARDARRKSRNSAPATVRVIFTLPGEVPDEEVPTAVRQNTILSTSANEFVTRSGVRDVRRRSNIATPAAGHLRLTLPGAVDDEEWSPEAVRQNTIVCTAAHGLVTSSGVRDVRQRSNISTPAAGHVRFALPGAVDDDEECSPVAVSQNTILSSPACGLVTGSGVRDSQRRLNISTPATSQESIAPQWADKEWSPEVVGQNILLSTTAHGLVTSSGARDVQRRLNISTPAASQESIALQGADEERREAENQTNQQKKKGILVFFQNKLQAIKRAFGIRRNEYQLDPADPQPGLSDLEARTREDQVDLQKGPSGLKPTGFQEPARCLHGSFTLEKTVLQEEADPKFGPFDPEPRAQRDQTFKQTGPFDLKPRARQDNWQYSPFGLEPAGHEEPVYCQAGSFSLENTVLQKMADPKSGPFDQEPRAQRDQTDRRTGPSDLKPRACLDNWQYSPIGLEPAGHEGPVYCQTGSDSLEKIVLQEEADPENGPFDPKPSAHHDQPYSQPDPSDLQSSSHQCAYPARASKYLYKEEKQKEEVDFGVYEKNRKSSGRKSMTMEDNHDGEHKERKDKKKKKKKGKRFSLKKIFSCIFPCGDDSQLSTAPSTPRPATVGGSAMFAVKTSSDSSDVLLTAEQDKAILRENVGMQMVSAMDWLEHEQICLDIGSDELTRHEILQLTQCSIERPKQKRVSDQDDHQKVAKGQQVEIKYMGFPNIGNTCFMNSTLQCLLNMSPIMQDIISQQKHWKNEPGSEMFKALYDLHDTRMKKTSADQKAQLLATIKRCIARRNSDFRSDDEQDAHEFLMTCLAQLNEEAKMCQDSMNDFHNPAAHMDFKIIRLRTCKTCGNQRHSLEELNCLSLAIGPQGSLMESLQHYFAASSFECRCSECGGDQALETVQVQTLPKVLVLLVTRFDMYTLEKIDGCLAVPKKLSLSGFTGSDSSKQVSDLYSQQLEDNQQIKISKANLGRDTDQHQWQTAMGNAAYKLTGVVSHLGPSLQCGHYISNISDPCGAGWMKCDDSTVKSISWRRASKNIEKHGYMFFYVRS, from the exons ATGTCTACATCAAAAGAGAAGCTCAAGACTGGAAGCGGTGCACGGGATGCTCGGCGAAAGTCAAGGAACTCTGCACCTGCTACTGTCCGAGTAATCTTTACCCTTCCCGGGGAAGTGCCTGATGAAGAGGTCCCAACAG CTGTTAGACAAAATACCATTTTGTCTACCTCAGCTAATGAGTTCGTGACCCGCAGCGGTGTACGCGATGTTCGGCGGAGGTCAAACATCGCTACACCTGCAGCTGGTCACCTAAGGTTGACCCTTCCAGGAGCTGTAGATGATGAGGAGTGGAGCCCAGAAG CCGTTAGACAGAATACAATTGTGTGTACGGCAGCTCATGGGCTGGTGACCAGCAGCGGTGTACGTGATGTTCGGCAGAGGTCAAACATCTCTACACCTGCAGCTGGGCATGTGAGGTTTGCTCTTCCCGGGGCTGTAGATGATGATGAGGAGTGCAGCCCAGTAG CTGTAAGCCAGAATACCATCCTGTCTTCGCCAGCTTGTGGGCTTGTAACTGGCAGCGGTGTACGCGATTCTCAGCGTAGGTTGAACATCTCTACACCTGCAACCAGTCAAGAGAGCATCGCTCCTCAATGGGCGGATAAGGAGTGGAGCCCAGAAG TTGTAGGACAGAATATCCTCCTGTCTACGACAGCTCATGGGCTCGTGACTAGCAGCGGTGCACGTGATGTTCAGCGGAGGTTGAACATCTCTACACCTGCTGCTAGTCAAGAGAGCATCGCCCTTCAAGGGGCGGATGAGGAGAGGAGAGAAGCAG AAAATCAAACAAACCAACAGAAGAAAAAGGGCATCCTTGTTTTCTTCCAGAACAAATTGCAAGCTATAAAGCGTGCTTTTGGTATCCGCCGAAATGAGTATCAACTGGATCCAGCTGATCCTCAGCCAGGCCTATCCGACCTGGAGGCGAGAACCCGTGAAGATCAAGTTGATCTGCAGAAAGGTCCATCTGGACTCAAGCCAACGGGTTTTCAAGAACCAGCAAGATGCCTGCATGGTTCTTTTACCTTGGAGAAAACAGTTCTTCAGGAAGAAGCTGATCCCAAATTTGGTCCCTTCGACCCGGAGCCACGTGCTCAACGTGATCAGACTTTTAAGCAAACAGGTCCATTCGACCTGAAGCCACGTGCCCGTCAAGATAATTGGCAATACAGTCCCTTCGGACTTGAGCCAGCGGGCCATGAAGAGCCAGTCTATTGCCAGGCTGGTTCATTTTCCTTGGAGAATACAGTTCTTCAAAAAATGGCTGATCCTAAATCTGGTCCTTTCGACCAGGAGCCACGTGCTCAACGAGATCAGACCGATAGGCGTACAGGTCCATCCGACCTGAAGCCACGTGCCTGTTTAGATAATTGGCAATACAGTCCCATCGGACTTGAGCCAGCAGGCCATGAAGGGCCGGTCTATTGCCAGACTGGTTCAGATTCCTTGGAGAAAATAGTTCTTCAAGAAGAGGCTGATCCTGAAAATGGTCCCTTCGACCCGAAGCCAAGTGCTCATCACGATCAGCCTTATAGTCAGCCAGATCCATCCGACCTGCAGTCAAGTAGTCATCAATGTGCCTACCCTGCTA gggcatctaaatatttatataaagagGAAAAGCAGAAAGAAGAAGTTGACTTTGGTGTTTATGAGAAGAATCGCAAATCCAGTGGCAGAAAG AGTATGACAATGGAAGATAATCATGATGGAGAACACAAAGAGAGAAAagacaagaagaagaagaagaagaaaggaAAAAGATTTTCTTTGAAAAAGATCTTCAGTTGTATCTTCCCTTGTGGCGACGACTCACAACTGTCTACTGCCCCCTCTACACCAAGGCCAGCCACTGTTGGTGGTTCGGCCATGTTTGCAGTCAAAACTTCCTCTGATAGCAGTGATGTTTTGCTGACTGCAGAGCAAGATAAAGCTATTCTCAGAG AGAATGTCGGCATGCAGATGGTATCTGCTATGGACTG GCTTGAACACGAACAAATCTGTTTGGACATCGGCTCAGATGAGCTGACTCGGCATGAAATACTGCAGTTGACTCAGTGCAGTATTGAGCGTCCAAAACAGAAGCGAGTTAGTGATCAGGATGATCATCAAAAAGTTGCCAAAGGGCAGCAAGTGGAGATTAAGTACATGGG TTTTCCGAACATCGGGAACACATGTTTCATGAACTCCACCCTCCAGTGCCTCCTCAATATGTCGCCGATCATGCAGGACATCATCTCCCAGCAGAAACACTGGAAGAACGAGCCTGGATCAGAAATGTTCAA GGCGTTATATGACCTGCATGACACCAGAATGAAGAAGACAAGCGCCGACCAGAAAGCTCAGCTTCTGGCAACCATCAAACGTTGCATTGCCAGAAGGAATTCAGATTTTAGAAGTGATGATGAGCAG GATGCTCATGAATTCCTTATGACCTGCTTGGCACAACTAAATGAGGAGGCTAAGATGTGCCAGGATTCCATGAATGATTTCCATAACCCTGCAGCGCACATGGATTTTAAGATCATCCGGCTGCGCACATGCAAGAC CTGTGGGAATCAAAGGCACTCTCTGGAGGAACTAAACTGCCTGTCTTTGGCTATTGGTCCTCAGGGATCATTAATGGAGAGCCTCCAGCACTACTTTGCA GCATCTTCATTTGAATGCCGCTGTAGTGAGTGTGGAGGTGATCAAGCCTTGGAAACTGTGCAAGTTCAGACCCTACCAAA GGTTCTGGTTCTTCTTGTTACAAGGTTTGACATGTACACCCTCGAAAAAATCGATGGGTGTCTGGCAGTTCCTAAGAAGCTCAGTCTCTCCGGCTTCACAG GGTCAGACAGCAGTAAGCAGGTTTCAGATTTGTACAGCCAGCAACTTGAGGACAACCAGCAGATAAAAATCAGCAAAGCAAATCTAGGGAGAGACACTGACCAGCATCAG TGGCAGACCGCAATGGGCAATGCAGCCTATAAGCTCACTGGTGTTGTCTCTCATTTGGGGCCAAGTTTGCAGTGTG GTCACTACATCAGCAACATTTCTGACCCTTGTGGAGCTGGATGGATGAAGTGTGATGATTCGACAGTAAAATCCATCAGCTGGCGAAGAGCATCCAAGAACATAGAAAAACATGGCTATATGTTTTTCTATGTGAGGAG CTAA
- the LOC141350515 gene encoding uncharacterized protein isoform X2 — translation MSTSKEKLKTGSGARDARRKSRNSAPATVRVIFTLPGEVPDEEVPTAVRQNTILSTSANEFVTRSGVRDVRRRSNIATPAAGHLRLTLPGAVDDEEWSPEAVRQNTIVCTAAHGLVTSSGVRDVRQRSNISTPAAGHVRFALPGAVDDDEECSPVAVSQNTILSSPACGLVTGSGVRDSQRRLNISTPATSQESIAPQWADKEWSPEVVGQNILLSTTAHGLVTSSGARDVQRRLNISTPAASQESIALQGADEERREAENQTNQQKKKGILVFFQNKLQAIKRAFGIRRNEYQLDPADPQPGLSDLEARTREDQVDLQKGPSGLKPTGFQEPARCLHGSFTLEKTVLQEEADPKFGPFDPEPRAQRDQTFKQTGPFDLKPRARQDNWQYSPFGLEPAGHEEPVYCQAGSFSLENTVLQKMADPKSGPFDQEPRAQRDQTDRRTGPSDLKPRACLDNWQYSPIGLEPAGHEGPVYCQTGSDSLEKIVLQEEADPENGPFDPKPSAHHDQPYSQPDPSDLQSSSHQCAYPARASKYLYKEEKQKEEVDFGVYEKNRKSSGRKSMTMEDNHDGEHKERKDKKKKKKKGKRFSLKKIFSCIFPCGDDSQLSTAPSTPRPATVGGSAMFAVKTSSDSSDVLLTAEQDKAILRENVGMQMVSAMDWLEHEQICLDIGSDELTRHEILQLTQCSIERPKQKRVSDQDDHQKVAKGQQVEIKYMGFPNIGNTCFMNSTLQCLLNMSPIMQDIISQQKHWKNEPGSEMFKALYDLHDTRMKKTSADQKAQLLATIKRCIARRNSDFRSDDEQDAHEFLMTCLAQLNEEAKMCQDSMNDFHNPAAHMDFKIIRLRTCKTCGNQRHSLEELNCLSLAIGPQGSLMESLQHYFAASSFECRCSECGGDQALETVQVQTLPKVLVLLVTRFDMYTLEKIDGCLAVPKKLSLSGFTVADRNGQCSL, via the exons ATGTCTACATCAAAAGAGAAGCTCAAGACTGGAAGCGGTGCACGGGATGCTCGGCGAAAGTCAAGGAACTCTGCACCTGCTACTGTCCGAGTAATCTTTACCCTTCCCGGGGAAGTGCCTGATGAAGAGGTCCCAACAG CTGTTAGACAAAATACCATTTTGTCTACCTCAGCTAATGAGTTCGTGACCCGCAGCGGTGTACGCGATGTTCGGCGGAGGTCAAACATCGCTACACCTGCAGCTGGTCACCTAAGGTTGACCCTTCCAGGAGCTGTAGATGATGAGGAGTGGAGCCCAGAAG CCGTTAGACAGAATACAATTGTGTGTACGGCAGCTCATGGGCTGGTGACCAGCAGCGGTGTACGTGATGTTCGGCAGAGGTCAAACATCTCTACACCTGCAGCTGGGCATGTGAGGTTTGCTCTTCCCGGGGCTGTAGATGATGATGAGGAGTGCAGCCCAGTAG CTGTAAGCCAGAATACCATCCTGTCTTCGCCAGCTTGTGGGCTTGTAACTGGCAGCGGTGTACGCGATTCTCAGCGTAGGTTGAACATCTCTACACCTGCAACCAGTCAAGAGAGCATCGCTCCTCAATGGGCGGATAAGGAGTGGAGCCCAGAAG TTGTAGGACAGAATATCCTCCTGTCTACGACAGCTCATGGGCTCGTGACTAGCAGCGGTGCACGTGATGTTCAGCGGAGGTTGAACATCTCTACACCTGCTGCTAGTCAAGAGAGCATCGCCCTTCAAGGGGCGGATGAGGAGAGGAGAGAAGCAG AAAATCAAACAAACCAACAGAAGAAAAAGGGCATCCTTGTTTTCTTCCAGAACAAATTGCAAGCTATAAAGCGTGCTTTTGGTATCCGCCGAAATGAGTATCAACTGGATCCAGCTGATCCTCAGCCAGGCCTATCCGACCTGGAGGCGAGAACCCGTGAAGATCAAGTTGATCTGCAGAAAGGTCCATCTGGACTCAAGCCAACGGGTTTTCAAGAACCAGCAAGATGCCTGCATGGTTCTTTTACCTTGGAGAAAACAGTTCTTCAGGAAGAAGCTGATCCCAAATTTGGTCCCTTCGACCCGGAGCCACGTGCTCAACGTGATCAGACTTTTAAGCAAACAGGTCCATTCGACCTGAAGCCACGTGCCCGTCAAGATAATTGGCAATACAGTCCCTTCGGACTTGAGCCAGCGGGCCATGAAGAGCCAGTCTATTGCCAGGCTGGTTCATTTTCCTTGGAGAATACAGTTCTTCAAAAAATGGCTGATCCTAAATCTGGTCCTTTCGACCAGGAGCCACGTGCTCAACGAGATCAGACCGATAGGCGTACAGGTCCATCCGACCTGAAGCCACGTGCCTGTTTAGATAATTGGCAATACAGTCCCATCGGACTTGAGCCAGCAGGCCATGAAGGGCCGGTCTATTGCCAGACTGGTTCAGATTCCTTGGAGAAAATAGTTCTTCAAGAAGAGGCTGATCCTGAAAATGGTCCCTTCGACCCGAAGCCAAGTGCTCATCACGATCAGCCTTATAGTCAGCCAGATCCATCCGACCTGCAGTCAAGTAGTCATCAATGTGCCTACCCTGCTA gggcatctaaatatttatataaagagGAAAAGCAGAAAGAAGAAGTTGACTTTGGTGTTTATGAGAAGAATCGCAAATCCAGTGGCAGAAAG AGTATGACAATGGAAGATAATCATGATGGAGAACACAAAGAGAGAAAagacaagaagaagaagaagaagaaaggaAAAAGATTTTCTTTGAAAAAGATCTTCAGTTGTATCTTCCCTTGTGGCGACGACTCACAACTGTCTACTGCCCCCTCTACACCAAGGCCAGCCACTGTTGGTGGTTCGGCCATGTTTGCAGTCAAAACTTCCTCTGATAGCAGTGATGTTTTGCTGACTGCAGAGCAAGATAAAGCTATTCTCAGAG AGAATGTCGGCATGCAGATGGTATCTGCTATGGACTG GCTTGAACACGAACAAATCTGTTTGGACATCGGCTCAGATGAGCTGACTCGGCATGAAATACTGCAGTTGACTCAGTGCAGTATTGAGCGTCCAAAACAGAAGCGAGTTAGTGATCAGGATGATCATCAAAAAGTTGCCAAAGGGCAGCAAGTGGAGATTAAGTACATGGG TTTTCCGAACATCGGGAACACATGTTTCATGAACTCCACCCTCCAGTGCCTCCTCAATATGTCGCCGATCATGCAGGACATCATCTCCCAGCAGAAACACTGGAAGAACGAGCCTGGATCAGAAATGTTCAA GGCGTTATATGACCTGCATGACACCAGAATGAAGAAGACAAGCGCCGACCAGAAAGCTCAGCTTCTGGCAACCATCAAACGTTGCATTGCCAGAAGGAATTCAGATTTTAGAAGTGATGATGAGCAG GATGCTCATGAATTCCTTATGACCTGCTTGGCACAACTAAATGAGGAGGCTAAGATGTGCCAGGATTCCATGAATGATTTCCATAACCCTGCAGCGCACATGGATTTTAAGATCATCCGGCTGCGCACATGCAAGAC CTGTGGGAATCAAAGGCACTCTCTGGAGGAACTAAACTGCCTGTCTTTGGCTATTGGTCCTCAGGGATCATTAATGGAGAGCCTCCAGCACTACTTTGCA GCATCTTCATTTGAATGCCGCTGTAGTGAGTGTGGAGGTGATCAAGCCTTGGAAACTGTGCAAGTTCAGACCCTACCAAA GGTTCTGGTTCTTCTTGTTACAAGGTTTGACATGTACACCCTCGAAAAAATCGATGGGTGTCTGGCAGTTCCTAAGAAGCTCAGTCTCTCCGGCTTCACAG TGGCAGACCGCAATGGGCAATGCAGCCTATAA
- the LOC129437750 gene encoding uncharacterized protein — MAEDSTFARWTYAHYFNFVREKDKKNVIVKCNLCPNPRELSTSKNSTSNLKKHLERCHATTPLTEKRKNTEDESNDPKQQKLSFLRSTIMPLERREVRRLVAEYVVEDMLPLATVESPAFRKLVSKIPVTGSNDKNVLPCRTTFAKELDRNYSAMEIELKKTIEEQQYVSTTADIWTAYNKSFLGVTVHWIDSETLERKKAAIACRRFRGRHTYDAIASELEDIFSQYGLTAEKVTACVTDNGSNFIKAFKEYQHVESEDDEEEEVEEDDEVAFTDLHSVLTGGYDEDAQQGLCVLPTHYRCAAHTLNLIANNEVGKWLASNPESRAVYRSSTAKCSALWTKASRSTVASECLEKISKRKLIVPSVTRWNSFYDAYVRIIEMPLTDINNLCTQLQIKCMNDREYQFLKEYCSIMKPFSVALDILQGEETCFYGTLQPTLEVLMTKTLAMQNGLSQMTTGLPEIIVGAIKTRFATTIDSKEALLAAVSLPKFKLRWVKEETRRDHIKYLLTTECRSLTVEEPATPMINASQPAAVTSREDDFFSFEEQPNAKADTPMSVETEVTSYFNSDPVMKSLHQFPRIKKIALRYNAPTPSSAPVERLFSLGSLVLTPKRNRLGDGRFQRLILMRFNRHFSQGGIIE, encoded by the exons ATGGCAGAAGACAGTACATTCGCGAGATGGACGTATGCGCATTACTTCAATTTTGTCAGAGAAAAGGACAAGAAGAACGTAATTGTCAAATGCAACCTTTGTCCAAACCCGAGAGAACTATCGACGTCGAAAAATAGCactagcaatttaaaaaaacatctcGAACGGTGCCATGCGACCACTCCGCTTACTGAGAAGAGAAAGAACACAGAGGACGAGAGTAATGATCCAAAGCAACAGAAATTAAGTTTCCTGCGGTCGACCATCATGCCACTTGAACGTCGAGAAGTCAGAAGACTTGTTGCAGAGTATGTCGTCGAAGACATGTTACCATTGGCAACGGTGGAATCTCCTGCTTTCAGGAAGTTAGTTAGCAAGATCCCTGTGACCGGCAGCAACGACAAG aATGTACTGCCATGCAGAACAACGTTCGCCAAAGAACTAGATAGGAACTATTCTGCCATGGAAATTGAGCTAAAGAAAACAATTGAGGAACAGCAGTACGTGTCAACAACTGCAGACATTTGGACTGCCTACAACAAGAGTTTTTTGGGGGTGACGGTCCATTGGATCGATTCAGAGACACTGGAACGGAAGAAGGCAGCTATTGCTTGTCGTAGGTTCAGAGGTAGGCACACATATGATGCAATTGCATCTGAACTCGAGGATATTTTTTCACAGTATGGATTAACTGCTGAAAAAGTGACAGCCTGTGTGACAGACAATGGCAGCAACTTTATTAAAGCTTTTAAGGAATACCAACACGTCGAATCTGAGGATGACGAAGAAGAGGAGGTGGAGGAGGATGATGAAGTGGCCTTCACTGACCTCCACAGCGTTCTCACTGGAGGATACGATGAGGATGCCCAGCAAGGGCTGTGTGTGCTGCCTACACATTATAGATGTGCAGCTCACACGCTTAACCTCATTGCAAACAATGAGGTTGGTAAATGGTTGGCATCAAACCCAGAATCCAGGGCTGTTTACCGCAGTTCCACAGCTAAGTGTTCTGCACTATGGACCAAAGCTAGCCGGTCCACAGTTGCGTCTGAGTGCCTAGAAAAGATCAGTAAAAGGAAGTTGATTGTCCCCTCAGTAACCCGATGGAACTCATTTTATGACGCTTATGTTCGGATCATAGAAATGCCACTAACTGACATTAACAATCTATGCACACAGCTTCAGATTAAATGTATGAATGACAGGGAATACCAGTTTTTGAAGGAATACTGCTCCATTATGAAGCCTTTCAGCGTTGCACTGGACATCCTACAGGGTGAGGAAACTTGTTTTTATGGGACACTTCAACCAACACTTGAAGTTCTAATGACCAAAACTTTAGCAATGCAAAATGGCCTTTCACAAATGACTACCGGGTTGCCTGAAATAATTGTGGGAGCAATTAAAACTCGTTTTGCCACAACAATTGACTCGAAGGAAGCCCTACTGGCCGCAGTCTCGCTGCCCAAGTTTAAACTGCGCTGGGTAAAAGAGGAAACCAGAAGAGATCACATCAAGTACCTCCTCACCACTGAGTGCCGCTCCCTAACAGTAGAAGAGCCTGCAACCCCAATGATTAATGCTTCTCAACCTGCTGCAGTCACTTCTCGTGAGGATGACTTCTTTTCATTTGAGGAACAGCCCAATGCCAAGGCTGATACACCTATGTCAGTCGAAACAGAGGTAACATCTTATTTTAATTCTGATCCAGTAATGAAAAGCCTGCATCAGTTTCcaagaattaaaaaaattgcacTACGCTATAATGCACCAACACCATCCAGTGCACCAGTCGAAAGACTTTTCAGTCTTGGGAGTCTGGTACTCACCCCAAAGCGCAACCGTCTTGGTGATGGACGCTTTCAGCGTCTTATTCTGATGCGCTTCAACAGACATTTCAGTCAAGGGGGAATAATAGAGTAG